A single genomic interval of Aureliella helgolandensis harbors:
- a CDS encoding LysR family transcriptional regulator, whose amino-acid sequence MHIRNLQVFCDVVRRRSFSKAAADNSMTQSGASQAVQQLEEYLQVQLLDRSKRPFLLTSEGTVFHVGCLQLLRQFEALTEEVRSIGRENLTGRASIAAIYSIGLSYLPELQRSIKCQHPKADVRYQFGQPDEVYRLVEQGIVDFGLVSYPESSKTILVTEWREETMVLAAVRGHALQSKAELLPEDLATETLVAFAPNLRIRHEIDRYLRHLGITMQVAAEFDNIDSVKHAMEVNSAVSFLPRPTVQAELTDRTMIELRCPWLNLKRPLGLIQRRNDTLGRTARGVADFILKGAWNQAPTTASSSKANPLAVNVAE is encoded by the coding sequence ATGCACATTCGGAACCTCCAAGTATTTTGCGATGTCGTTCGTCGACGCAGCTTTTCCAAAGCGGCGGCGGACAATTCGATGACGCAATCTGGTGCAAGCCAGGCGGTTCAACAATTGGAAGAATACTTGCAAGTCCAGCTGCTCGACCGCAGCAAACGTCCCTTTTTGCTCACGAGCGAAGGTACGGTGTTCCACGTAGGTTGCCTGCAGTTGCTGCGGCAGTTCGAGGCGCTGACGGAAGAGGTTCGCTCGATTGGCCGTGAAAATTTGACCGGACGCGCTTCCATCGCTGCGATATACAGTATTGGTCTGAGCTACCTACCAGAGTTGCAGCGATCGATTAAGTGCCAGCACCCCAAAGCGGATGTGCGGTATCAGTTTGGACAGCCCGATGAAGTCTATCGGCTGGTGGAGCAGGGGATCGTTGATTTCGGTTTAGTGAGTTACCCCGAGTCCTCGAAAACCATTTTGGTCACGGAATGGCGTGAGGAGACAATGGTCTTGGCAGCGGTCCGAGGCCACGCATTGCAGTCCAAAGCAGAGTTGCTGCCGGAGGACTTGGCCACCGAAACCCTCGTCGCCTTTGCGCCCAATTTGAGAATTCGGCACGAGATTGATCGGTACCTAAGACATTTGGGAATCACCATGCAGGTTGCCGCTGAGTTCGACAATATCGATTCGGTGAAACATGCCATGGAAGTAAATTCGGCAGTCTCCTTCCTACCGCGCCCGACGGTCCAGGCAGAGTTGACTGACCGCACCATGATTGAACTGCGGTGCCCGTGGTTGAATCTCAAGCGTCCGCTGGGGCTTATCCAGCGGCGCAACGACACGTTGGGCAGAACGGCCCGTGGTGTCGCAGATTTCATTCTGAAAGGAGCCTGGAATCAGGCCCCGACCACCGCGAGCAGCTCTAAGGCTAATCCCCTGGCGGTCAATGTGGCCGAGTAA
- a CDS encoding BBP7 family outer membrane beta-barrel protein, whose amino-acid sequence MDVSNRNRVVKTLTHAADGPAQFDRQPTCPATPAGNWLSQAVPRLACVMVTLLCASPAHAQLRSGGAQRERYRESPHQYSPSHTASDDSNAVRTASYSDDDYVIEDSYGPSALEAPYEEYDDYRELQPTPMRSTLASGCGCDSCQSGFSGGCDSLAPTCMTACQPGCGPLMSLWYRLSVRAEVPLYWRRAAGPPPLAVNSTDGSGDILLGNGPLDDQAQAGFRWTMSTWLGRDEQLGLMFRYWTAGDQDDIFGFDPTLFPTVSRPFIDTSGTPALQTVVIRAPGVSTGDMTVQTSSSVEGLDLTLKRRLYQDRFSRVDWLYGYQHVSIEEGMNISSNTRSLTAPLGSISITDDFQTQNDFHGISYGVMSTRRFANWKWEGLIRLGAGNLRRRVNLTGSTTTTSTAGASSTDSQGLLVRNTNNHPFDDDTFVVIPEVGLNAAWTIRPGFDFNIGYNYMMIPKVAQASHQVNDNLRVNLSDPLVGALDPEFKLETGQFWLHSLGFGFQLRY is encoded by the coding sequence ATGGATGTCTCGAACCGAAATCGAGTCGTGAAAACCTTGACACACGCGGCGGATGGTCCAGCCCAATTCGACCGACAGCCCACGTGCCCTGCCACGCCTGCAGGAAATTGGCTGAGCCAGGCCGTCCCTCGGTTGGCCTGCGTGATGGTCACGCTGCTGTGCGCCAGCCCTGCGCATGCTCAGCTGCGGAGCGGCGGAGCTCAGCGTGAACGCTATCGCGAGTCACCACATCAATACTCGCCATCCCACACTGCCAGCGACGATTCGAACGCAGTCCGGACCGCAAGCTATTCCGATGACGATTATGTCATCGAGGACAGCTATGGCCCGTCCGCTTTGGAGGCTCCTTACGAGGAGTATGATGACTATCGCGAGCTCCAGCCCACCCCCATGAGAAGCACTTTGGCCAGTGGTTGCGGATGCGACAGTTGCCAGAGCGGGTTTTCAGGAGGCTGCGACAGCTTGGCTCCCACCTGCATGACTGCTTGCCAGCCAGGTTGCGGCCCCTTGATGTCGCTCTGGTACCGCTTGAGCGTTCGAGCAGAAGTGCCCCTTTACTGGCGCCGCGCCGCAGGGCCACCGCCACTGGCGGTCAACTCCACCGACGGCAGTGGCGACATCCTGCTGGGCAATGGTCCGCTGGATGATCAAGCTCAAGCGGGATTTCGCTGGACGATGAGCACCTGGCTCGGCCGGGACGAGCAGCTGGGGCTGATGTTCCGCTATTGGACCGCGGGCGACCAAGACGACATCTTCGGCTTCGATCCTACACTCTTCCCAACCGTGTCACGACCGTTCATCGACACCTCCGGTACACCTGCACTGCAAACCGTAGTGATCCGGGCTCCGGGAGTGAGTACCGGGGATATGACGGTGCAGACCAGCTCGTCAGTCGAGGGACTTGACCTGACGTTGAAACGACGACTCTACCAAGATCGCTTCAGCCGCGTGGACTGGCTTTACGGATACCAACACGTCAGTATTGAGGAGGGGATGAACATCTCCAGCAATACGCGTTCCTTGACCGCCCCTTTGGGATCGATTTCCATCACTGACGACTTCCAAACCCAAAACGATTTCCATGGGATTTCGTACGGTGTGATGAGCACTCGGCGGTTCGCCAACTGGAAATGGGAAGGGCTCATTCGATTAGGAGCTGGTAACCTGCGTCGCAGAGTAAATCTCACCGGATCGACCACGACGACTTCGACCGCAGGTGCCTCTAGCACGGACTCCCAAGGGTTGCTAGTTCGCAATACGAACAACCACCCCTTCGATGACGATACCTTCGTCGTCATTCCAGAGGTCGGCCTGAACGCAGCTTGGACCATTCGCCCGGGCTTCGATTTTAACATTGGCTACAACTACATGATGATTCCTAAGGTGGCTCAGGCCAGTCATCAGGTCAACGACAATCTCCGGGTCAACCTATCCGATCCGTTGGTGGGAGCCTTAGATCCCGAATTCAAACTGGAAACGGGACAATTCTGGCTGCATTCACTGGGCTTCGGATTCCAGCTACGATACTAG
- a CDS encoding metallophosphoesterase family protein, translating into MAGRTIAIGDIHGCAAALNAILDAIAPQADDTIVALGDYVDRGPNSKGVISRLIELKDQCNFVALHGNHEEMMLDVVKEGQPPFRWLQYGGVETLDSYLFAGDMSVIPPEHRQFFDEMRDFYETERHFFVHANYDPALPLQEQGKFLLRWQKLTDSTPGPHVSGKQAVVGHTHDRGGEIFDLGHLVCIDTYCYGGGWLTALEVNTGQLWQADIDGELRGASS; encoded by the coding sequence ATGGCTGGTCGAACAATCGCTATTGGCGACATCCACGGATGCGCCGCTGCCCTGAATGCTATTCTAGATGCCATCGCGCCTCAAGCCGATGACACCATTGTTGCACTAGGAGACTACGTGGACCGTGGTCCCAATTCGAAAGGAGTCATCTCGCGGTTGATCGAACTCAAGGATCAATGCAACTTTGTGGCACTGCACGGCAACCATGAGGAAATGATGCTGGATGTGGTCAAGGAGGGGCAGCCCCCCTTTCGGTGGCTGCAGTACGGCGGAGTGGAGACCCTCGACTCCTACCTTTTTGCCGGGGACATGAGCGTCATCCCCCCTGAACATCGCCAATTTTTCGACGAAATGCGCGACTTCTATGAAACCGAGCGACATTTCTTTGTCCATGCGAACTACGACCCTGCCTTGCCACTGCAGGAGCAAGGCAAGTTTCTGTTGCGGTGGCAGAAATTGACCGACTCCACCCCGGGCCCTCACGTAAGTGGAAAACAAGCCGTTGTCGGGCACACTCACGATCGAGGTGGAGAAATCTTTGATCTTGGGCATTTGGTATGCATTGACACCTATTGCTACGGAGGTGGCTGGCTGACCGCCTTAGAAGTCAACACGGGCCAACTCTGGCAGGCGGACATCGACGGGGAGTTGCGCGGTGCCAGTTCGTAA
- a CDS encoding PaaI family thioesterase has protein sequence MTDAFAYAPISQLIGLEVQPGEAGMAEVFLDVDQRMHNPMGFVHGGIIALLADATMGIAFGRTLDDQNSFATVEMKTSYLRPVKASRLRGTAELVQRGLRIGFVECRITDSRQRLIATASCTCTVNSLHS, from the coding sequence ATGACCGATGCCTTCGCCTATGCACCAATCAGCCAACTGATTGGTCTGGAAGTCCAGCCGGGCGAGGCTGGCATGGCAGAGGTGTTCCTCGACGTCGACCAACGGATGCACAACCCCATGGGATTTGTTCACGGCGGAATTATTGCACTCTTGGCAGACGCCACCATGGGCATCGCATTCGGCCGCACGCTCGACGACCAGAACAGTTTTGCCACGGTAGAGATGAAAACCAGCTACCTGCGGCCCGTGAAAGCTTCACGACTGCGTGGCACGGCAGAACTAGTCCAACGCGGCTTGAGAATTGGCTTCGTGGAGTGCCGCATCACCGATTCGAGACAACGATTGATTGCAACAGCTAGCTGCACCTGCACGGTGAATTCGTTGCACAGTTGA
- a CDS encoding class I SAM-dependent methyltransferase, producing the protein MPLPDPPSRNTAELLKHNQSAWNRMASGGHVLAKPASESELQNPLQTVDGLGWLEGGIQGWNVLCLAAGGGRHGPLYAAAGAQVTVVDLSPNMLELDRQVAKQRQLPIRTFETSMDDLHMLANESFDLVIHPVSTCYLASLDRLFPEIARVTRPGGLYISQHKQPANLQSSLQTYTGQYVVEHAYYDNRPVPAATEPSKLREPHTREYVHSWNALLGGICRSGFAIEAVSEPQHAKPDAPVGTFGHRCYYIAPYIRLKARRHGSSSLKLEL; encoded by the coding sequence ATGCCCCTGCCGGACCCACCCTCGCGGAATACCGCAGAACTATTGAAGCATAACCAATCTGCTTGGAATCGCATGGCGTCCGGTGGGCACGTATTGGCCAAACCCGCCTCGGAATCGGAGTTGCAAAACCCGTTGCAGACGGTCGATGGGCTGGGGTGGCTGGAGGGGGGCATCCAGGGCTGGAATGTGCTCTGCCTAGCCGCAGGAGGAGGCCGCCACGGGCCCTTGTATGCTGCAGCCGGCGCGCAGGTAACCGTGGTGGATCTAAGTCCCAACATGCTCGAGCTCGACCGGCAAGTCGCCAAGCAACGCCAGTTGCCCATCCGAACGTTCGAAACCTCGATGGACGACTTGCACATGCTGGCCAACGAGTCTTTTGATCTGGTGATTCATCCGGTAAGCACCTGTTACTTGGCGAGCCTCGATCGATTGTTTCCTGAGATAGCACGGGTTACACGGCCGGGTGGGTTGTACATCAGTCAACACAAGCAGCCGGCGAATTTGCAGAGCTCTCTGCAGACCTATACGGGGCAATACGTGGTGGAGCATGCGTACTACGATAACCGTCCTGTACCTGCCGCCACCGAGCCGAGCAAACTGCGCGAGCCCCACACTCGTGAGTATGTTCACAGCTGGAATGCGCTCTTGGGCGGTATCTGTCGCAGTGGCTTTGCCATTGAAGCGGTCAGCGAACCGCAGCACGCTAAGCCCGATGCACCGGTGGGAACTTTCGGTCATCGCTGCTACTACATTGCTCCCTACATCCGACTCAAGGCGCGACGTCACGGAAGTTCGTCGTTAAAACTCGAGCTATAG
- a CDS encoding serine/threonine protein kinase: protein MDVANSDCSTSHAYVIVRYGDWKKVGRTRAVEAQHEARLTIVAAERYPGKRPELEFSNSRPLALKLRLPSTARLLQPRECLKLDPITPPVDPTHKLGETDPILPTTSVASGLITAQQLDYCLRVARHRLKQQGLPEATTVPDSLLSEILIEQKLLTKYQADQLLAGRTKFYLGPYLITDWIGAGGMGQVFKAVHQVMGRECAVKVLLPKSRATAESRESFAREIRMQAKLDSPYLVRAFDAGQDGVVHYLVTEYVPGMDLRRLVKTQGALPAHQAAKIVMQAALGLQYAHSQGMVHRDVKPGNVLVTPAGDAKVSDVGLAGFAKELMSDPRAGKIVGTADYLSPEQISTPLEVQPTSDIYSLGCTLYYAVCGKVPFPGGDTTSKLRRHLDETPWHPRKFTPDLTEDFVDIIADMMEKDPRKRISSAAEVAARLEPWAAESYQLGPATMPRSPWMAPPLPSHAADRIVDELNPAGGLNSSSLLSEPQQVDTSRGLNSKTLSATAAGPAAGTQFDSDSLSAGNLPSGSLAPEVAPPVPAPPPALPSSFAEATAQPAAHAGMMSTGMMIALTLAIAVPPTLLLGAILGYLAAQ from the coding sequence GTGGATGTCGCCAATAGCGATTGTTCGACCAGCCATGCGTATGTTATTGTTCGTTACGGCGATTGGAAAAAAGTAGGACGCACCAGGGCAGTTGAAGCACAACACGAGGCACGTCTGACGATTGTGGCGGCAGAACGCTATCCCGGCAAGCGCCCCGAGCTGGAGTTCAGCAATTCACGTCCTTTGGCACTCAAGCTTAGATTACCTTCTACGGCCCGTCTCCTTCAACCACGCGAGTGTTTAAAACTGGATCCTATCACACCTCCAGTCGATCCGACTCACAAGCTTGGAGAGACTGATCCCATTCTTCCGACGACTTCGGTAGCTAGCGGCCTGATTACTGCTCAGCAACTCGATTACTGCTTGCGCGTCGCTCGCCATCGGCTGAAGCAACAGGGGTTGCCCGAAGCGACCACTGTGCCTGATTCGCTATTGAGCGAAATCTTGATCGAGCAAAAGCTGCTGACCAAGTATCAAGCAGACCAATTGTTGGCCGGCCGCACGAAGTTTTATTTGGGGCCCTATTTAATCACGGACTGGATTGGTGCGGGAGGAATGGGGCAGGTCTTCAAAGCCGTCCACCAAGTGATGGGGCGTGAATGCGCGGTGAAGGTGCTGCTTCCCAAATCGCGGGCCACCGCAGAGTCTCGCGAGAGTTTTGCGCGTGAGATTCGCATGCAGGCAAAATTGGATTCCCCCTATCTCGTGCGCGCCTTTGACGCGGGCCAGGATGGCGTCGTGCACTACTTGGTGACCGAGTACGTGCCAGGCATGGATCTGCGACGCTTGGTGAAAACTCAGGGGGCCCTGCCCGCTCATCAGGCGGCCAAAATTGTCATGCAAGCCGCACTCGGATTGCAATATGCCCACTCTCAAGGGATGGTGCATCGCGATGTGAAGCCGGGCAATGTCCTCGTCACCCCCGCTGGCGACGCAAAGGTCTCCGATGTCGGGTTAGCCGGTTTTGCCAAGGAATTAATGAGCGATCCACGCGCCGGGAAAATTGTCGGTACTGCCGACTATTTGTCCCCCGAGCAGATCAGCACGCCTCTAGAGGTTCAGCCCACTTCTGATATCTATTCATTAGGATGCACGCTCTACTACGCCGTGTGTGGCAAGGTCCCGTTTCCAGGCGGAGACACCACTTCCAAATTGCGCCGCCACTTGGATGAGACTCCTTGGCATCCTCGCAAGTTCACTCCGGATCTGACGGAGGATTTTGTAGATATCATTGCCGACATGATGGAGAAGGATCCCCGCAAGCGGATTTCTAGTGCGGCAGAGGTGGCGGCGCGGCTCGAACCGTGGGCGGCCGAATCCTATCAACTCGGGCCAGCCACCATGCCTCGCTCGCCCTGGATGGCTCCTCCCCTACCCTCGCATGCTGCAGACCGAATCGTTGACGAGTTGAATCCAGCAGGTGGTCTGAATTCAAGTTCCCTATTGAGCGAACCGCAGCAAGTCGACACCAGTCGTGGACTGAATTCCAAAACCTTGTCCGCCACTGCGGCGGGGCCCGCAGCTGGAACTCAATTCGATTCCGATTCATTATCAGCGGGCAATCTGCCTTCGGGGAGTTTGGCTCCCGAGGTGGCACCGCCAGTCCCCGCTCCCCCCCCTGCCCTGCCCTCCTCATTCGCTGAGGCTACCGCCCAGCCCGCCGCGCATGCTGGGATGATGAGCACGGGGATGATGATTGCCCTGACCCTGGCAATCGCCGTCCCACCCACGCTCCTGCTCGGTGCAATACTTGGCTACTTGGCTGCGCAGTAG
- a CDS encoding leucine-rich repeat domain-containing protein: MATRWPTVPSRSILWCFLATFALTAGCQPKAPETTPDNSDAAAEQLAPAPLPEDDAAAIEKFEAAGFALKKGANGRIVELSVNQTEDMSEFLKLLPGLPSLENLKLAGAGVTDEGFEAIEQLPHLTRLNLENAGISDVAMKSIGKLSGLQVLVLRMTSVTDAGLAELAGLKKLRALDLRNTSGVSDQGMIPLGKIASLADLQLERAKISAEGVSHLSQLKLKSINLNTIGVDDATLKILGNMPTLEQIQLDDARITDAGMADIAKLKSLKRLRIRFCDITGEGFEQLKDLKEIERLELRATSVDDHALEIIAGYPKLTYLDLNECKLPSNEGFAKLGKLTKLTYLGLWETKLDDAGLAALAGLENLEELDLKATKITDESASVISGFPNLVSLNIGGTRLSDDAVPELLKLTKLTSIDVSNSGIGYNGAGELIDSRETLKVTE; the protein is encoded by the coding sequence ATGGCAACACGCTGGCCGACTGTACCTTCTCGCTCAATTTTGTGGTGTTTTCTGGCGACGTTCGCTTTGACGGCGGGCTGCCAACCCAAGGCACCCGAAACGACGCCCGACAACTCGGACGCCGCTGCCGAACAACTAGCTCCAGCTCCCCTGCCCGAAGACGATGCGGCCGCCATCGAAAAATTCGAAGCGGCTGGATTCGCCTTGAAAAAAGGTGCCAACGGCCGAATCGTCGAACTCTCGGTAAATCAAACCGAAGATATGAGTGAGTTCCTCAAACTGCTCCCTGGCTTGCCCAGCCTCGAGAACCTTAAGCTGGCCGGAGCTGGCGTGACCGATGAGGGTTTCGAAGCCATTGAGCAACTCCCCCATCTCACGCGTCTGAACCTCGAAAACGCAGGCATCAGCGATGTGGCCATGAAGTCCATCGGAAAGCTCTCTGGACTGCAGGTACTCGTCCTCCGCATGACCAGCGTAACCGATGCCGGTTTGGCCGAACTCGCCGGATTGAAGAAGCTGCGAGCACTCGACTTGCGAAATACCAGTGGCGTCTCCGACCAAGGGATGATTCCCCTAGGCAAGATAGCGAGTCTCGCCGACCTTCAATTGGAACGAGCCAAGATTTCGGCCGAAGGAGTCTCGCATCTAAGCCAGCTCAAGCTCAAATCCATCAATTTGAATACGATTGGCGTCGATGACGCGACCCTGAAAATCTTGGGGAATATGCCCACCCTGGAACAAATACAACTCGACGACGCCCGCATCACCGACGCTGGCATGGCCGATATTGCCAAGCTCAAATCACTGAAACGGCTGCGAATTCGCTTCTGCGATATAACCGGGGAGGGTTTTGAACAGCTAAAAGACCTGAAGGAGATCGAAAGACTCGAATTGCGTGCAACGTCCGTCGACGATCATGCTCTCGAGATCATTGCCGGCTATCCCAAACTGACCTATCTCGATCTCAATGAATGCAAGTTGCCCTCGAACGAAGGTTTCGCCAAGCTCGGAAAATTGACCAAGCTAACCTACTTGGGATTGTGGGAAACCAAATTAGACGATGCTGGCTTAGCCGCTCTAGCTGGGCTTGAAAACCTAGAGGAGTTGGACCTCAAAGCTACCAAGATCACTGACGAGTCCGCTTCGGTCATCAGCGGTTTCCCAAACCTTGTCTCACTGAACATCGGTGGGACTCGGCTGAGCGATGATGCCGTTCCCGAACTTCTCAAACTCACCAAGCTAACCTCCATCGACGTTAGCAACAGTGGAATTGGCTACAACGGCGCCGGCGAACTGATCGATTCGCGCGAAACCCTAAAAGTAACCGAATAG
- a CDS encoding Gfo/Idh/MocA family protein, with the protein MSNQKSRRQFVGQSAALGAGVWVGTSLQNKSHASALQGPSAACIGVGGKGSSDTSHIADQGVSIVGLCDVDKGTLTKKGREFKDAAQFQDFREMLDKLGDKVDIVTVSTPDHTHACAAMQAMKMKKHVYCQKPLTWSIQEARLLRETAEKMGVVTQMGNQGTSENGLREAVEVIQNGAIGDVHEVHVWTNRPIWPQGNGRPAGEDPVPESLNWDGWIGPAPMRPYKGDNTYHSFNWRGWVDFGTGALGDMACHTTNMPVKALKLWDPTAVTAMVNSGIVDNEQFPSNSTLMFEFPEREGLVATKFYWYDGGNLPADSILEQLPARFQKRVAEQRSGKGNRTSGAVLIGSEGAIFSPDDYGARFDLIRGGKVVNDYEKPAQTLPRIPHEAGGDERQKWEFVKSVTGEYEPGTMSNFGYAGRLTETMLVGILALRGEVGKRYEWDAANLKCTNVPEMNQYTGREYREGWTL; encoded by the coding sequence ATGTCAAATCAGAAATCCCGTCGTCAGTTCGTAGGTCAATCGGCCGCACTTGGCGCCGGAGTGTGGGTGGGAACGAGCCTACAAAACAAGTCGCATGCCTCGGCCCTGCAAGGCCCTTCTGCGGCATGTATTGGCGTGGGTGGTAAGGGAAGTAGCGATACCAGTCACATCGCAGATCAAGGGGTGTCGATCGTTGGATTGTGCGATGTCGACAAGGGAACCTTGACCAAAAAGGGCCGTGAGTTCAAGGATGCAGCCCAGTTCCAAGACTTCCGCGAAATGCTCGACAAACTCGGTGACAAAGTCGACATCGTGACCGTCAGCACGCCTGACCACACGCACGCCTGTGCGGCCATGCAGGCCATGAAGATGAAGAAGCACGTCTATTGCCAAAAACCACTCACGTGGTCGATTCAAGAAGCCCGTTTGCTACGGGAAACGGCTGAGAAAATGGGCGTGGTAACCCAGATGGGCAATCAGGGAACCAGCGAAAATGGCCTCCGCGAAGCGGTGGAAGTCATTCAGAATGGTGCTATCGGAGATGTGCACGAAGTACACGTGTGGACGAATCGCCCCATTTGGCCACAGGGCAACGGCCGGCCAGCGGGTGAAGATCCTGTGCCAGAATCCCTCAATTGGGACGGTTGGATCGGCCCAGCTCCCATGCGTCCCTACAAGGGAGACAATACCTATCACTCCTTCAACTGGCGCGGTTGGGTGGACTTCGGCACCGGTGCTCTAGGGGATATGGCTTGCCACACCACGAACATGCCCGTCAAGGCGCTCAAATTGTGGGATCCAACGGCCGTTACCGCCATGGTAAATTCGGGCATCGTGGACAATGAGCAATTTCCATCGAATTCCACGCTCATGTTCGAGTTCCCTGAGCGCGAAGGCCTCGTCGCCACCAAATTCTACTGGTACGACGGTGGCAATTTGCCAGCCGATTCCATTCTCGAGCAATTGCCAGCACGCTTCCAAAAGCGAGTTGCCGAGCAACGCTCCGGTAAGGGAAACCGCACCAGTGGAGCGGTATTGATCGGTTCCGAAGGCGCCATCTTCTCACCTGATGATTACGGTGCACGGTTCGATCTCATCCGCGGCGGAAAAGTCGTTAACGATTACGAAAAGCCAGCGCAAACCCTGCCGCGCATCCCTCACGAAGCTGGTGGAGACGAACGGCAAAAGTGGGAATTCGTGAAGTCGGTTACTGGCGAATACGAGCCTGGCACCATGTCCAACTTTGGCTACGCAGGCCGTCTGACCGAAACGATGTTGGTCGGTATCCTCGCGCTACGCGGCGAAGTCGGCAAGCGTTACGAATGGGATGCAGCGAATCTGAAGTGCACCAACGTTCCGGAAATGAACCAATACACCGGCCGCGAATACCGCGAAGGCTGGACTCTGTAG